In Acidimicrobiia bacterium, one genomic interval encodes:
- a CDS encoding ubiquinol-cytochrome c reductase iron-sulfur subunit translates to MEIAVLIAGLLVLAVVAVLVTGRQRSTTGRLARETRKSDRSAGPEAVVPEGEESIEEEAEEARARADEARHAIESGASVGEVVPSAAKTPAVYEPVDEEQLGVTRRQFFNRSILAGSGIGLGAFGVASLAFLWPSGGAASQVKVAVGSEADVKTAFDAKIPFYNATAKTYIVAYPKADLPKAKKVYNPLVFAGMQEGYVALYQKCVHLGCRVPWCESSQWFECPCHGSKYNRVGEKREGPAPRGLDRFPLEISGGNIVVDTGNLQIGPAIGTNTTGQSPEGAPCV, encoded by the coding sequence TTGGAAATCGCCGTCCTCATCGCCGGGTTGTTGGTGCTGGCGGTCGTGGCCGTACTGGTCACGGGTCGGCAGCGCTCGACCACTGGGAGGCTCGCTCGCGAGACGCGCAAGAGCGATCGCTCGGCCGGCCCCGAAGCGGTCGTGCCGGAAGGCGAAGAGTCGATCGAGGAGGAAGCGGAGGAGGCACGCGCGCGCGCCGACGAGGCGCGTCACGCGATCGAGTCCGGCGCGAGCGTCGGAGAGGTGGTGCCGTCGGCCGCGAAGACGCCGGCGGTCTACGAGCCGGTCGACGAGGAACAGCTCGGCGTCACGCGGCGGCAGTTCTTCAACCGTTCGATCCTCGCTGGTAGTGGCATCGGCCTCGGCGCGTTCGGTGTGGCGTCACTGGCGTTCCTCTGGCCGTCGGGCGGCGCCGCCTCCCAGGTGAAGGTCGCCGTGGGATCGGAGGCCGACGTCAAGACCGCGTTCGACGCCAAGATCCCCTTCTACAACGCCACCGCCAAGACCTACATCGTCGCCTACCCCAAGGCCGACCTCCCCAAGGCCAAGAAGGTCTACAACCCCCTCGTCTTCGCCGGGATGCAAGAGGGCTACGTCGCCCTCTACCAGAAGTGCGTGCACCTCGGGTGCCGTGTGCCCTGGTGTGAGAGCTCGCAGTGGTTCGAGTGCCCGTGCCACGGTTCCAAGTACAACCGGGTCGGCGAGAAGCGGGAGGGCCCGGCGCCACGGGGGCTCGACCGGTTCCCGCTCGAGATCTCCGGCGGCAACATCGTCGTCGACACCGGCAACCTCCAGATCGGGCCGGCGATCGGCACCAACACCACTGGTCAGAGCCCGGAGGGCGCGCCCTGTGTGTAA
- a CDS encoding cytochrome c — protein sequence MSFRTTLILINLFAVGGLLIFIGYRVVSLRRNPEPRQPENLTPFFDDDVLEGPHLERVLGVALVALVISVVALIGYFLWEPFRAADATEAFKERSIARGELLFAGPASPAFDSAKSQNCARCHGNNAEGGSAKQVIKSTDPRCSLEQKVNEKLEESQPYCLPQQVDWAAPNLTLAPLRYSRAQLTQIITYGRPGTPMPAWGFKSGKGALNEQSIQDLVNYVDSISTTPDKAQTGAVKDAEAMRKTLDDPEVQGAADKWVADSAAGLAQAQAALDALPADATDSQRSTAEGRVELATEQARVAAAWQETTRNATDGQVLFMNNCARCHTRGWTYFNPLDPQGNPAPGPMGGGAYGPNLRDGDVSRQFPSPLYDADYFGWISAGVPAFESYGVRGISSGRMPHFGAVLTKAQIEAIMEYERNL from the coding sequence GTGAGCTTCCGCACCACGCTGATCCTCATCAACCTGTTCGCGGTCGGTGGTCTGCTGATCTTCATCGGGTACCGCGTCGTGAGCCTGCGCCGCAACCCGGAGCCGAGGCAGCCCGAGAACCTCACGCCGTTCTTCGACGACGACGTGCTCGAGGGTCCGCACCTCGAGCGCGTGCTCGGTGTCGCGCTCGTCGCGCTGGTGATCTCGGTCGTCGCGCTCATCGGCTACTTCCTGTGGGAGCCGTTCCGCGCAGCCGACGCGACGGAGGCCTTCAAGGAGCGGTCGATCGCACGCGGCGAGCTCCTCTTCGCCGGTCCCGCCTCACCCGCGTTCGACAGCGCGAAGTCGCAGAACTGCGCACGGTGCCACGGCAACAACGCCGAAGGCGGCAGCGCCAAGCAGGTGATCAAGAGCACCGATCCCCGCTGCAGCCTCGAGCAGAAGGTCAACGAGAAGCTCGAGGAGTCACAGCCTTACTGTCTTCCGCAGCAGGTCGACTGGGCCGCGCCGAACCTCACGCTCGCGCCGTTGCGGTACTCGCGCGCGCAGCTCACGCAGATCATCACCTACGGGCGCCCGGGCACACCCATGCCGGCGTGGGGGTTCAAGAGTGGGAAGGGCGCGCTCAACGAGCAGAGCATCCAGGACCTCGTCAACTACGTGGACAGCATCTCCACCACTCCCGACAAGGCACAGACGGGGGCCGTGAAGGACGCCGAGGCGATGCGCAAGACGCTCGATGACCCCGAGGTGCAGGGCGCTGCCGACAAGTGGGTTGCCGACTCGGCCGCAGGACTCGCCCAGGCACAAGCGGCGCTCGACGCCCTGCCGGCCGACGCCACCGACAGCCAGCGGAGCACGGCCGAGGGACGCGTCGAGCTCGCGACGGAGCAGGCGCGTGTCGCGGCCGCGTGGCAGGAGACCACCCGGAACGCAACCGACGGCCAGGTGCTCTTCATGAACAACTGCGCGCGCTGCCACACGCGCGGTTGGACCTACTTCAATCCCCTCGATCCGCAGGGGAACCCGGCGCCGGGTCCGATGGGTGGCGGCGCGTACGGACCCAACCTCAGAGACGGTGACGTCTCCCGGCAGTTCCCGTCGCCGCTCTACGACGCCGACTACTTCGGCTGGATCTCCGCGGGAGTGCCCGCCTTCGAGTCGTACGGTGTCCGCGGGATCTCGTCGGGGCGGATGCCGCACTTCGGCGCCGTGCTCACGAAAGCTCAGATCGAAGCCATCATGGAATACGAGCGGAACCTGTAG